The Dethiosulfovibrio peptidovorans DSM 11002 nucleotide sequence CCGAACCAAACCTGCCCACATATTCCAAATCCGCAAGGGCATAGGCCGTTCCAAGGCAAGGGGTATAGACAAAGGCCCCTCTTTTGAGGTAACCGTCAAGCCTATCCTCGATACCCCCTGATACGTATATTCTGTATCTGGGCCTTGCGACAAACTGATGCTTCACCTGAATATGTGCGTTTTTGCCGGGATTTTTGACGTTCCACATATTGAGAGCCTGGCTCATCCACGAGACCTTACCTCTTATCCCTACGGCGATAGAGGTTCCGCTAAGGTCTTTCCAATATTGGGCGCCACAGCCACTCTTATCGCTACCGTTCGATATCCCCGAAATAGCCGATATCAATCCCGCCACAGCAGTAGGAGGCGGGAAGGCGTAGGAGACGGAAGAGGTCGTCGTGTAGGGCTTTCTGAACATCGCCATAGGAGAGGTGACATCGAAGACCGTAGCCACAGGATCACCTCGTCTCTATAACGATCCGCTCCCCGAAGGTATCGCAAAGTTCGTCCAGGCCGACGACGGGAATTTCCTTATCGGTGATCACCCGGATTTTCCTCACGTCCTTCTCCCTCGCCACAAGTTTGCCAGCCAGGCGGGAGATGTCCATAGAACAGCTATCGGGAGCCCTCAGAGCGAGCTGCTGGTCCTCCGACATAGGGCTGCCATCGGGGTTTTTCAGCTCGACCTTTTCGTCCATAGACCCAACCGCTCCGTCAAAACCGTCCATGTAGGACACCTCCAGGAGGAATCTGGGACAGTGACCGACCTTGCTCCTGGTGATGAGGTTTATGGTTCCCTTCCATAGAGACTCTCTGAGGCAGTCCAGATCGTCGTCTGTGGCCCCGGTCTGAGAGGAGGCGTATTGGTTAGCGATACCGTAGTCCGCGATAACCACAAAGGGGACGATATATTCGTTTCGGAAAGACCTCTGCTCCTTTCCCTCTCCGGTGGTGAAGGCAGCGGTTCCCTGAACCAGCTTAGGCTCGGCCCTGTGGAGGGACCTTCCCCACTTGAACTGAACAGGGCCAGTCCAGGAAAAAGACTCTTTCCCAAGTGCGAAAGTAACCCCAAAAAGCCTGGTGTCTATACAGTTAGCGAGAGCCTCCCTTCCGGTGGAGACGGAAAAGCGCTTCTTGATTTCGTCCACCCTGGCATTAAGGGTCTTGGTCTCTCCGTCAACGAAAACCTCTTTACCCTCCCTGATCCACTGGTCCCTTACGGTCCTTTTCACCCTGACGTCGGATACCATTATCTGCCCCGTCTCCTCCTCCCTTCTGGGGCTGTTGGCGTCCAAAGGATCTCCGTTGGGGTTAGCGTCCTTCACCGTATAAACGAAAAGATATTCCCGTCTGCCGTTAAAGCTCATATTAGTTATCTCCTTTCATATCGACCTGATCGTCATCCATATCCTTGGCATCGCTCTTAAAAATAGACCAAAAATACTTGTTGGCGTTGAGGAAAGCCACGGAAAAGGCGAAGTTGCCGTCTACGCCAATCTCCCTCTCGTTGCCCGCCAACAGCAATTCCCCACCTTGGGCTGCAAGGGCGTTTATGAGCCTACCGTATTTGAGTCGATATGCTCCGACAAGCTCGGGGACCCGGGACATATGCTTCGCTATGTCTCTTTTCTTTATCCTGCCGAAATTCAGCTGTTTAAAGAGAGGAGTTCCGTCCACGTCCTGCCCGCCGCCTTGACCCCTAGCCACCATTCCCAACACTATCCCTGCGACGAAAATTCCTTTTCCGCTGTCGGTTTTCATGTAGGGATCGGAAAATCCGTCAAAAAAGTCGAAATTCATACCGTCTACCTCCTGTTCGCCCTGATCAAAAAGTCTATCACCGCAGACATCTTCCGCATTTCGCTACCGCCGTAGCGAATCCACTCGGGATTGGAGCACAGCCCGTAAAGCCTGGACACCATGAGTTGCTTTACCCCCGTAACGTCGACGAGCTCTCCTGAAAGAAGTCGCCCAAGCAGATCCAATATCCTGCTCACCATGACCTTTTTGTCCTGCTCGTTTTTGCCTGAAAGAGAGGTCATGACCTGATAGATAACCTTCAACCCCACATCCAGATCGATTTCCTTGGGATCGAACACAGGCTTTTCCATATAGTTCCACAGGAAGTGGCGATAAGACTCTATCCACAGATCCTCTAGCCTTTTTAGCCTGGAGGGAGGAACGTCCTCCACCATGAGGTGAAGTATCTCCTGGGCCTGATTTTTCTCCCAAAAGAGAAAGTGGAGCACCAGAGAATCGTCCTGTCTGGCCAACCTTCTGAATACCTTATCCTCTACCTTTAGACCGTCTCTGACGAAATCGGCGGTATGCTCCGAAGCCATAGCCAGTTTATCCGACCCTAAAGTAAGCTCTGGAACAACGTAAAGGTTCAGCCCTCTAACGGTCTGTCTGTCCGTAAAGGCCCTATCCAGGATCTCCCTGCCCGAGGAGAGGGCGGCAAAACACCCCTGGCAGATAGGGAACACCTTGCTCTCGCTTTTCTTGTCCAGTCCAGGCAGAAAGCTGGCCTTATCGAAGGTAGCAAAGGCGAAGATCTTATCCAAATTCACGGAAGAGGAGCCTTTTTGATCGCACATAGAACATCGGACCTCTCCCTTGCCCTTACCTGCCTTACCGCTATCTCCGGATACTTTTGAGAACTTATCCTCAAAGTAGCCCTTAAAGGCATTGGCTTCCCCGGGGTAAAGATATTTGCCGTTTTTCTCCAGACCAAACATAAGGATGTAGGATCGCTTTTTGTCCTCCCATAGTTCCGCTATCTCATGGACTTTGGACTCCAGGTCCCTGAGGATCCCGTCCAGAGATCCCTGCGTAAATCTACCTGAAAGCTGATAGTCGCCCAAGACCCTTTTTTCCAGCTTAAAGAACCTTGTGTCCTTATCCTCCCTCCATCTCAAAAACCCATCGTCATCGGCAATGCCCACCAATGCCACGACACGAGCTTCAAGGTCTCCCTTAGGTGCACCCAGTTTATAGATCGGTGAAAAACCCCAGGTCGTATTGGATCCCACAGGGTCTCTGTAAAGATACTTTCTCTTGTGATCGTCGAGACCCCCCTCCCCGGACATATAGTCCACCAGATCGATCCTTGAGATCCCCTCCAGTTCAAGCACGTCTCCATCGGGATCGGAAGCCCTCATCCACACTCGGATAACCTTACCTCTCCGGTCCTCGTCGTCGATAATCGGCAAGGGAAGCTGGAGAAAGCTGTCCAACCCTTCCCCTGTGGAACTCCCTGAGGCTAAAAGCCCTAGATCCCTAACTGCGTCCACAAAACCCAAAACACTACCTCCTTTCTCACGAAAAAACCGCTCACCTCTCCGGAACCTCCAGGCATCCCCAGCCACCGGGGTTTTTGGCACCTATCCCGGCGTCGACGGCCAACTGAAGAAGTTCCTGCGGGCCTTCCAGCCTGTACCGTCCCCAATAACCTACTATGGGAACTGTATCCTTCGGGCGAAATAGCCCAACCTGTTTTCTTGGATCCTCCAATGGAGTGAGGCCTATGGGATCTGCCGGTATCTCCTTGGAGGGATACATAAGGGAGAATTTTTTCCTCAAGTTGCCGTCTATCTGCCTGACAAATTCGTCCTCGTCGGGCCGATGATATCTGACGTAGCCCTTTTTGCCCTCCTCGGCGGGATCGGTGGTGTAGCAGGTTATGGGAGAAAGAGCCTTGATCTTCAGCGAGTTGCCCTCGACCTTGGGACGATGGACCTTGACGTCCGAACACTCCAGCTCGTTCTGACCTAACCTCAGATCTCCCCCACAGAGTGCCCCTCCGGAGATCTGCTCCAGGATTCTGTTCATAGGAGAGGTGACCACCACGGTAAGAGGGGCGGTGAAACTTATGTACCCACCATCCAACCGAGGTCGTCCCTGCCCCTTCGGCCATGAGAAAGCGAAGAGTTTGAAACGCCTTTTATCGTGCTTGAACCCCACGTCGTGAAGAGCTTCGGCGAAGGATTTTTCAAAAAGACCGTAGAGCATGGCCTGCACCATGTAGAGGTTCTCCTTGGGGAGTTTTATGGTCTTTCCCCTTTTAGGCACCAAATGCAAATCCAAACGCATATCCTTACCTCCAATTCTTTTAAGAGACATCCAAAGACCATAATCTTCCTTCGTTTGATATAAGTCAAGGGAGGGTTACCCCTCCCTTGATCGGTCGTTCTATCCTAGCGACGCAAAAGGACGAGCGGGACGAGCAACAACCCCAGAAGAGGCGAGAAGGCCCCTACGGAGCATCCTCCACCGCTGTCGCCTCCGGATGAAGAGGGAGACGGCGTGTCGGGGATATCGGGAGTGGCGTTCCTGCTGGCGTTGTACTTGATATTGACCGTAGCCCTGTATCCATCTATGACGGTGGTTCCCTTGCAGGTCATGGTGGCGGTGTTCTCGTCGAGGATGGTACAGTCCCAGGTGAGCCCACTGTCGGAGAAAACGTAGCGATTGTCGGTGTTATGGTAGCTCATGGGGATGTTCTCGCTGAGGGTGTAGGTGTTGCTGTAGCCGTTGGTGCTGGAGAGCCTCCAGGTGGACCGTTCGGAGAAATTGGTGATCCATTCGTCTCCGGCCTCGCCGGTGGAAATGACCACGGCGGTACCGGTGATGGTGGCGGTGATGGTTTCAGAGGACCCCGCGACGGTTCCGGTGCCCTTGCCGGAGAAATACCAGTTTCCCCGGGCCAGATAGGGCTCCACGGCCCAAGACACCGAGGCGGTCAACACGAAGGCCACGACGGCGACGGCGAAAAGACTGCGCTTATTCACTTGTATCACTCCTTAAGTTATATAGATACGGATCTTTCCTTTTCAAGCTTCCTTCAGTTTGGGTCATCGTTCCATGGAGGGGCTCTGTAGCCGTTCAGGGCGATCACCTCCTATTCGTAATCCCAGTCCTCCCAGAATCCGGCCTCGCTGGGGAGGGGACCCCTGCGGCAAGAGGAGGCAGCACGCAAAGATACAGGTCTAGAACCGGCTACATAGGGACGATCTTCGACCTCGCTCTTTTCGGCGACATAGGGCTTTCCAAAGGCAGCGGCAAGCTCCCTGGAAGAGACGAAAGCCTTGTTGAGAAGACGGACGTCGTTCATCCTGTTATCCAAAGCCTTGTCGAAAGCCTTCATCAGTTTGAGGCAAAGATATCCGGGAACCCAAGGGATCTTCTTGTTCCGGCAGTACATGTAGAGAGACTCCCAGTACTGATCGTCCTTAGCCTTGAAGTAGTCCCTCAGAGAGGCCCGAACGGCGCTCTTTTTCAAAATGGAGCTCCATCTGGTTACGATCATGAGGTGTTCCGCATAGGCGTTTCCCAGGTAGGTGGGCAGCTCGTTCCTCATCTTGGTTATCTCGTCGTGC carries:
- a CDS encoding TM1802 family CRISPR-associated protein; amino-acid sequence: MNFDFFDGFSDPYMKTDSGKGIFVAGIVLGMVARGQGGGQDVDGTPLFKQLNFGRIKKRDIAKHMSRVPELVGAYRLKYGRLINALAAQGGELLLAGNEREIGVDGNFAFSVAFLNANKYFWSIFKSDAKDMDDDQVDMKGDN
- the cas5 gene encoding CRISPR-associated protein Cas5, giving the protein MATVFDVTSPMAMFRKPYTTTSSVSYAFPPPTAVAGLISAISGISNGSDKSGCGAQYWKDLSGTSIAVGIRGKVSWMSQALNMWNVKNPGKNAHIQVKHQFVARPRYRIYVSGGIEDRLDGYLKRGAFVYTPCLGTAYALADLEYVGRFGSASPDGGPLALDTIVPWTDGMTVDVLSSGGAFKERVPLQFDVGRGLVRACSVIYSPAGDGKVVVKERGELDVSLCGEDLVAWFPAW
- a CDS encoding TM1802 family CRISPR-associated protein, with translation MDAVRDLGLLASGSSTGEGLDSFLQLPLPIIDDEDRRGKVIRVWMRASDPDGDVLELEGISRIDLVDYMSGEGGLDDHKRKYLYRDPVGSNTTWGFSPIYKLGAPKGDLEARVVALVGIADDDGFLRWREDKDTRFFKLEKRVLGDYQLSGRFTQGSLDGILRDLESKVHEIAELWEDKKRSYILMFGLEKNGKYLYPGEANAFKGYFEDKFSKVSGDSGKAGKGKGEVRCSMCDQKGSSSVNLDKIFAFATFDKASFLPGLDKKSESKVFPICQGCFAALSSGREILDRAFTDRQTVRGLNLYVVPELTLGSDKLAMASEHTADFVRDGLKVEDKVFRRLARQDDSLVLHFLFWEKNQAQEILHLMVEDVPPSRLKRLEDLWIESYRHFLWNYMEKPVFDPKEIDLDVGLKVIYQVMTSLSGKNEQDKKVMVSRILDLLGRLLSGELVDVTGVKQLMVSRLYGLCSNPEWIRYGGSEMRKMSAVIDFLIRANRR
- a CDS encoding Synerg-CTERM sorting domain-containing protein; its protein translation is MNKRSLFAVAVVAFVLTASVSWAVEPYLARGNWYFSGKGTGTVAGSSETITATITGTAVVISTGEAGDEWITNFSERSTWRLSSTNGYSNTYTLSENIPMSYHNTDNRYVFSDSGLTWDCTILDENTATMTCKGTTVIDGYRATVNIKYNASRNATPDIPDTPSPSSSGGDSGGGCSVGAFSPLLGLLLVPLVLLRR
- the cas7b gene encoding type I-B CRISPR-associated protein Cas7/Csh2, whose product is MSFNGRREYLFVYTVKDANPNGDPLDANSPRREEETGQIMVSDVRVKRTVRDQWIREGKEVFVDGETKTLNARVDEIKKRFSVSTGREALANCIDTRLFGVTFALGKESFSWTGPVQFKWGRSLHRAEPKLVQGTAAFTTGEGKEQRSFRNEYIVPFVVIADYGIANQYASSQTGATDDDLDCLRESLWKGTINLITRSKVGHCPRFLLEVSYMDGFDGAVGSMDEKVELKNPDGSPMSEDQQLALRAPDSCSMDISRLAGKLVAREKDVRKIRVITDKEIPVVGLDELCDTFGERIVIETR
- the cas6 gene encoding CRISPR-associated endoribonuclease Cas6 translates to MRLDLHLVPKRGKTIKLPKENLYMVQAMLYGLFEKSFAEALHDVGFKHDKRRFKLFAFSWPKGQGRPRLDGGYISFTAPLTVVVTSPMNRILEQISGGALCGGDLRLGQNELECSDVKVHRPKVEGNSLKIKALSPITCYTTDPAEEGKKGYVRYHRPDEDEFVRQIDGNLRKKFSLMYPSKEIPADPIGLTPLEDPRKQVGLFRPKDTVPIVGYWGRYRLEGPQELLQLAVDAGIGAKNPGGWGCLEVPER